The DNA sequence TCCAGTCTGGAGGCTGaactaaatcaaaaatctgCTGCTTGAGCTTCAGTTTATGACCAAAAGTGCAGATAAATGTGTAAAACCATTGCTGCAGATTTGGTTTAAACATTGTGGGAGCACAAATTAAGCGGGGGGTCTGAAAATTCTAAGCTTTAAACACATTCTTTATACAcagatttgtctctttttctgcaCCAATTTAAgctggaaatgtctttatttatgtaaaggaGGATGCAAAATTTAGGGGCTAACTCAAAATATATTGTATTATAATGCAGTAAGGCTCTTAAGCATTCTGTGTTACTTTCAAATGTTTACTCTCCCGTCGATCAACTTctctcatttaatattatccCTGTTGAGTCTACAATCATATTGGCTGGATTTGCTCTTCTGTCCTCTTATGTGTCTTTTGTTTGGGCAAACAgctttttcaaaatgtatttgcgtcaatttatttgaaaaaatctgATAACTCTTGGACTTTAAtaggtcatttttaaaactttcgGCACATTCAGAACATATCACACATATCTGTGTGATACTCTGGAGAAAAAAGGTCTATCCCAGTCAGAGGCATTGTTGAGGGGGAGGCAAATGCATCTGTTCTAGATTTTTGGGGGAGATGTATCTCTTGAATTGTGTGCCAGCATGTAAAACTATGCATTTAAAAAGATATAGACTATGATCAGATAGTTAAGTTATTAGCAAttgatctgtttttgttcaCAAGCATGTTTTATGAGCTGGGAAATACTTCTTGTAAGTGATTAGCAGTTTAGATGGAAGCACAGAGGGAGTTAGCAAATCCAAAAAGTTGACAATCCTAGTTTaaatcttttgaaaatgtctgtgCTTTGTCTACGCAATCAAAGACAAACACTTTAAAGAGTCATTTACTCTTAAATATAGTCTTAAAATATGCTTGAGGGGTCAGAAAAGCCAGCGCAGCACAGCAAACactcatttcttttaaaattcatcAACGTCTACCATTTAATATCACCTAAACTTCTCATACATGAGTGACATGACACATGACTGACACATGAGTGACTGGGCTGAAGTCTCGGAGGGGCTTGGATGCCTCCCTCTGATCGAACCAGGATCACTCCTTTGAAATGGATCAGCCTCGATGTATAGACCTCATCAGAGCAAGAACCTGAGTCCCACATCAAGGAGCAAAGAGGAATTCCCAAACCGTGACTGAGCCCCGTCTGCGCTGGATGGTGAGATTCGGgggttttaaaaaacagcatgcGGTTCTCTTTCTCGACTCTTGAATGCATGGGGAGGTGGTGGTGCAGATTGTGAACCCCTGAGGGTTTATTCCACTCTGAGAAGCTCAGCCCACTGAATGACTGCAGCTCGTTCTCTGGGTGGCGTATGCATGCCTCGCATACCACGGCTGTGacatgtttgtgtgagtgtgtgcatgttctGTGTGCCATCAGACCGGTGGAAACAATGACAGAAGGACCAAGATAGACAGACGGGGAGAGAAGGATCTACAAAGGGATGCCTCAGAAGAACGAGGAAATCGTAAATTCCACTTAATGAAGTCCTGTGAGCATGACAAGCAGACAGAGCGCCATTTTGTTAACACGGGTTCATCTGTGGGATAAATGAGGGCCTTGTTGATGGGAAAGAGGAGGTAATTTGGTTAAGGATGCCAAAATTAAGAGTAACGGCTGTAAAAGAGGCAGCTGGTAGATATAAATGCATGTATCCAGGCTATGGAAGCCGTCCATCAGCTCTCATAACTCAGCTTTAAACATATGACCCCTGACCTGTCTGGATCACAACAGGGACCCATCAGCTTTGGGCTCccgaaaataaaaaaatgcagcgTCATTGCTGTGATCGTGGGATTCTGTGGTCTGGCAAAAGAGACCTCATTACTGGCTGACAGGCTGATTCACTGTCTCGCTGTCTGTGCCGGTGACAAAGCAGCCCCAGTGCCATCGCAAAGTCTCCACCGAGTGCTTATGTAACAAGTTTACTCTTGGAGAGCCGGCCCTGTCACTCAAAATCCAGAGGAGGCCATTAAAATTCCTCGACGTTCCTCGACGCACTGTTTCCTCCACCGAAGAACGCGGCCGTCATGTGAGGGTTTGTTTGGGCTACAGGACGATGGTGAAAGGGTGAAAAGGAAGATGTGTTCGGATAAAGTTGGAAAGAGTGTCGGATGTTTCAGAGAGCCAGAAAACATGAGCTGGGaatgacactttttaaaatgattgtaGATCCTGAAAACTTCTTTTCGCTTGTGAGATGCTTTGAAGAGGAAAAACTATCCTACAAACATTGttaattcttcatttttagTTGTTAATCATCTAGCGGCCATTTTTGTGGTCTCCACCCTTAGGGGGGCAACCTCGAAACTACTGATAAAATTATTTTGAAGgcatttgtggtgatttaggcAACATTTATGGTACCGTTTATCCAAGTTTGGCATCCCTGTATCACATCAGTTGCACGTGTTTTTCCTCGTGTTTTCTACATTTGAGCTGGCTTTCTAAATGTAGTTTGactaatttaaaaatagaaGTATCTAGGAATGAATGATGTGATTTTATAGTTGCTAATTAATGGGTAAGAAAGCTAATTTAGACTCAGAACATGTACAATGTGATATTCGCTCAGATATGTTTTGTTGAAATTTATGGTTGTTCAGCCGCATTTAAGATGCAGTTTATCCGTTTTTGCCATTCAAGGATCACATTAGATGCAATTTCCAAATGTGTGCATCAGttcaaacctgttttttttcacaacttttatatatttaaactattttcaacatgttgctTGACTCATTTAAGAAGGGACGTCTGTGGAATGCAGTTAAGTGATTTGCTGGTAGCTGATCGATGGGTGAGACTGTTAAACTACACCCAGATAGGAACACGCATTGTGTGACATCCATTTGTATGTTTTCAAAGAATTTGTGGTGCTTCCAGCTACATTAATGGCACTTTAATCCATTTTGGGAATCCCCGCATCACATTAGATGCAGTTTTCAGATGTGTAATCCAAGAAACATGTAGATAAAGTTAATGaacaaagtttaaaatgtgCCCAGAATCTTCCAGGTATCTGAAACAGTTGTAAAAGGTCCTTGCTGATCCTCCAGTGGAGTGGCAGACTGTTGCAGTGACAGGCGGAGGAAGAGGCCCATCCCCCCGGCTGCTCATTGGCCACAGCCCGGCTGTCCCGCCCAGGGGAGGAGACTCTGGCCGATTTTGAGGCGCGGTTGAAATACTCACAGCCGTCTCCCTGACATCCTTTAATTTGAGCTCAGCCGCCGTGGGGTTGACACACACTGAAAGAGGGGTCTCCTCGAGTCTAACCAGGGAAGAAGGAGATCCAGTCGGATTTTTCACCTACTTTGGGCAAGATCTTACCCATCCTAGAGCTGGAtttttaaatctcaaaaaaaaaaaaaaaaaaaactcctggaggtttttctttttcgattttcttttttgttcagaaacacctaaagggaaaaaaatgggagCCCAGTTGTCCAAGGGTGGAGTAGCTGTGGAGGGGAAAGCCGCCGCCGACCCTGCTGCTGCCAAAGCCAACGGCCAGGTGAGTGCAGGAGGCCCGATGAGGAGAGCATCAGCGGGCAGCCACATGGCACCCAACGCCCACCGGCAGCATGGGTGCCACTTCGGGGCGCTGGGTGCCGTGGGTGCGAAGCTGTTGCTCCTTCATAGTCTCCACTGAGAGTGATAGTGTGATATCTTAGTGACTGGAAGATTTAAAACCTCTCAAACTGAATGAATTTCAAGCGTCTCAGTCACAGACCTCCAGCAGCGCAGCCGTCGAGTGGCCATGCTCGTCCCCGCTCAGCGCGCACCAGACGCGCCTTTGTTAATTCCGTCTGCGGGTCCCAAAGGGGCAATTTACCCGCAAATTTACTGCCAAAATGTCAGATTCGGGTAGAAATGCGTGTTTGAAGCGTGTTTTCTGTCATGAGTTGGCTGTGGTCGGCCACATAATCGCTCTCACGTCGAACAAAAGATGCGAAGCAAACGGTGCAAAGGATGCAAATACGCTCTGCTGGAGGCGCATTTTGCGGAGTTGCAAACAAAAGCGCGGACAGGCGCCAGTTCAGACCCGCTTTTCCAACAACTTTGATACATTCCAACTGGTTTTCCACTTGTAGTTAGAGGAGTTTAGAAATGGAAGTTCGTGGAAATGAATAGATGTGAGCTGAATGACGGAGAGATGAGTGAGTGTGACCCAGATCAGTATTTGCCTTATGTGATGCCCATTCAGACATGTTGGTGAACCTGTGTGACCGATGTGAAGGCTTTAAGACACTCAGATCGTGTCTGTCACAGTGAGAGCAGCAGATTTGTAGGATCTGTCTGTTAGATGGTGTCAGTCTTTGTCTGCTGATGTGAGCCGCTGAGCTCCTGCAGGGAACAGAGCTAGATGTGAGCTGCAGCTCTTGGATGAGAGCAGAAACCAGGTTTCACGGGGATTCCTTTGTTCCCCAACTTGCTGGCTGTGTTGATGTTTTGCTGCAGCACTACTGCCCCCATGTGTTCACTCCCGAGTCCTGCAGCCAGCTGTTGAATCCCTCTTTTGAACCACTGTCAGCGTTGGCAGCTTCCCTCAACTACAACATGGATTAACTGTTGGAGTAAATGGGCTAATGCTAATCAGACATATGCCACgtctattttacatttatttgcgCCATATTCAATTCCATTTGTGTGTATAGATGATTCTGTATTTCCAGAGGCAGCGTGTGTGTTCTGACCCAGCTTGATTTATTTAATCCCTGACTAATGAGTCCTTCTCTCTGCAGGAGAACGGCCACGTCAAAACCAACGGAGACGTTTCAGCCAAGCCTGACGGAGAAgtggctgctgctgatggaaaTGGAACCGCGGAACCAGCCAAGGAGGGAGAGGCCGGCGCCGGGGACGCCATCGAGCCCGCTCCCGCAGCTGAGGGCGAGGCCGCCAAAGCAGAGGGTGAGGCCGCCAAGGAtggcaagaagaagaagaagttctCCTTGAAGAACTCCTTCAAATTCAAGGGGATCTCGCTGAAGAAGAGCAAGAAGGGCAGCGAGGAGGGCAAAGAGGAGGCCACCTCCCCCACGACCGAGGACAAGCCCGAGGAGAACGGCCACACGGCCAAGGAAACCAAAGAGGAGACACCGGCCACTGAGGCCAAAGAGGACGAGGCCGCCGCTGCCGCCGCTCCTGCAGCTGAGGGCGAGGCCAAGGCGCCAGAGGAGGCCCCACCGACAGAGGCTGCCCCCGCCGAGGAGGCCGCCGCCGCTGCCCCTGCCGAGGGCACGACACCCGCAGCCTCCGAGGGCGAGGCCAAGGCAGAGTGACTGCACCCCGCCACGGCACCTGAACTGATTTTCCAAGATtaaagtatataaatatatatatgagagACTCGTGCCACGTTCTTAAAGTtataaacaaaactacaaaagaagacaaaggaTATATCACATTTGCTGATTCAACCACCAGTTCACTGCCTTTTATTAGTTCTTCGACAGACGGAATCTCACCGGGCCCTCTCATGATGAAAGCGTCGGCTTGTGTCGCCCCCCTCATGGTACACACAGGGACTGGCGTGTGGCGAAGGTAACGGATTGGATGTGGAGCGAATCAGGAATACTGACTTACTTTCCCAATTCATGGAGAAGCATCCTTTTTAACAGTGTGGCAGCCCTATAacatcttatttttctttctcatctTTTTGGGATCTAAAAATTGTCACCGTCGTGGAGCGGGACAGACCATCTCCTTCACTCGAAATGACTGTTATATGGACACATAAACCTTTCAAATGATCTTATTAATTTTTAGAATTCTACATTCCTATGTTTTACCCCCAAATTTCAAGTATTTTGTCATGTATAGAAAAGTGAAAATCGAGGGGAGGTGGAAAAAGAGCTATGTCTTTGTTCGtgcattttgattctttttctgGCTAAAACCACAATTCAAGCTTCTTGAGTATTGCAGTGTTCACATTTCAGAGTTTATGATGCAGGGGTTGGGATTGTGTACAAAAATGTGAGCTTTTTATCTGCAAACTGTCTCTGTAAATATGTTTTGGCCAATATTTTTGGTTCTCTTTATTTTGCTATCGTTTGAAGATGTTAATGGTTTTATTGTAACTTTTAATAAGGGTAAATAAATGTTCGATCCCCTCT is a window from the Amphiprion ocellaris isolate individual 3 ecotype Okinawa chromosome 20, ASM2253959v1, whole genome shotgun sequence genome containing:
- the marcksl1a gene encoding MARCKS-related protein 1-A translates to MGAQLSKGGVAVEGKAAADPAAAKANGQENGHVKTNGDVSAKPDGEVAAADGNGTAEPAKEGEAGAGDAIEPAPAAEGEAAKAEGEAAKDGKKKKKFSLKNSFKFKGISLKKSKKGSEEGKEEATSPTTEDKPEENGHTAKETKEETPATEAKEDEAAAAAAPAAEGEAKAPEEAPPTEAAPAEEAAAAAPAEGTTPAASEGEAKAE